The following are from one region of the Paenibacillus sp. KS-LC4 genome:
- the pruA gene encoding L-glutamate gamma-semialdehyde dehydrogenase yields MMSYVPEPFTDFAIEANSKALAAAIRQVQQQLNHVYPLIIGGSRVITEEMQSSINPSSTSEVVGRVSKANAKQAKQAIVSAYETFRSWSKAPVAHRARLLFKAAAILRRRKHEFNAWLMLEAGKTRGEADADTAEAIDFLEYYARQMLEMSETAARKLVALHGEDNDLQYIPLGVGVVIPPWNFPLAIMAGMTTAAIVAGNTVVLKPASATPVIAYKFVEVLEQAGMPPGVVQFLPGSGAEIGDLLVTHPLTRFISFTGSREVGLRIFELSAKASPGQIWLKRFVGELGGKDAIVVDSEADLEAAAQAIVASAFSFSGQKCSACSRAIVHEDVYDAVLKRCTELAEALTVGNPVDFNSDTGPVIDLSAYRKIFEYIETGSKEGRLVTGGKKAEGDGYFIQPTIIADLKPDAALMQEEVFGPVLGFCKAASYEEALAIANDTEYGLTGAVFSTNRAKLELAREQFHVGNLYFNRKCTGAIVGVHPFGGFNMSGTDSKAGGPDYLLQFTQLKLISELL; encoded by the coding sequence ATGATGAGCTATGTACCGGAGCCGTTTACCGATTTTGCGATTGAGGCGAACAGCAAGGCGCTTGCAGCAGCCATTCGTCAAGTACAGCAGCAGCTGAATCATGTTTACCCGCTTATTATTGGCGGGAGCAGGGTCATTACAGAGGAAATGCAAAGCTCCATTAATCCTTCCAGCACGAGCGAGGTCGTAGGGCGGGTATCGAAGGCGAATGCAAAGCAAGCAAAGCAGGCGATAGTGAGCGCTTATGAGACGTTTAGATCGTGGTCCAAGGCGCCTGTGGCGCATCGGGCGAGATTGCTGTTTAAGGCGGCGGCCATTTTGCGACGGCGCAAGCATGAGTTTAACGCCTGGCTCATGCTTGAGGCGGGCAAAACGAGGGGCGAAGCAGACGCCGATACGGCGGAAGCGATTGATTTTCTCGAATATTATGCCCGGCAAATGCTGGAGATGAGTGAGACAGCAGCGAGGAAGCTGGTCGCATTGCACGGTGAAGATAACGATCTGCAATATATTCCGCTTGGTGTCGGTGTCGTCATTCCGCCGTGGAACTTTCCGCTGGCCATTATGGCGGGCATGACGACCGCAGCAATAGTAGCGGGAAACACCGTCGTGCTTAAGCCTGCGAGCGCGACGCCTGTTATCGCCTATAAGTTCGTCGAGGTGCTGGAGCAGGCAGGGATGCCGCCCGGTGTCGTCCAGTTTTTGCCGGGAAGCGGTGCGGAAATTGGCGATTTGCTCGTGACGCATCCGCTAACGCGCTTCATTTCCTTCACAGGCTCGCGGGAGGTCGGACTTAGAATATTCGAGCTGTCAGCGAAAGCATCGCCAGGTCAAATTTGGCTTAAACGCTTTGTTGGCGAGCTGGGCGGCAAAGACGCGATTGTCGTCGATAGCGAAGCCGATCTGGAGGCGGCAGCACAAGCGATTGTCGCTTCGGCATTCAGCTTTTCCGGGCAAAAATGCTCGGCCTGCTCCCGGGCCATCGTCCATGAGGATGTGTATGACGCGGTATTGAAGCGCTGCACGGAGCTTGCGGAGGCGCTGACAGTCGGCAATCCAGTAGACTTTAACAGCGATACGGGGCCGGTCATTGATTTGAGCGCTTATCGCAAAATTTTCGAATATATCGAAACGGGCAGCAAGGAAGGGCGGCTTGTGACTGGAGGGAAAAAGGCGGAAGGCGACGGCTATTTCATCCAGCCAACGATTATTGCTGATCTCAAGCCCGATGCTGCCTTAATGCAGGAGGAGGTTTTTGGCCCTGTGCTCGGCTTCTGCAAAGCCGCCTCCTATGAGGAGGCGCTTGCCATTGCCAATGATACGGAATACGGGCTTACAGGAGCGGTATTTTCGACGAACCGCGCAAAGCTAGAGCTGGCGCGCGAGCAGTTCCATGTCGGCAATCTTTATTTTAATCGAAAATGTACTGGAGCCATCGTCGGTGTTCATCCTTTTGGCGGCTTCAATATGTCGGGAACGGATTCCAAAGCTGGCGGCCCGGATTATTTGCTGCAATTTACACAGCTTAAGCTGATTTCGGAG